DNA sequence from the Pomacea canaliculata isolate SZHN2017 linkage group LG7, ASM307304v1, whole genome shotgun sequence genome:
CAAGCTCAGAGTGCAATTTGGCATTGGCAAACCATCGACAGGTATCCTGAAAGAATGGGGAGAACCCTGCATGGTTTCTTAGCATCAGTGAAGGGTACTCTGGCATAATTCTGTCAGAGAGGAGATGGGGTAGAAGTGAGTGTGATGCAGGTTAAAGTTCATTCCATAGAGGACAGGGACATCAACCTAGTACAATAGTGCAGATATCTGTAGTAGAAGGAGTGCCAACATACGCTGCTTTTGTGtcgaacaaaaaagaaaaatgcaaaaaagttGTGCCATAATCTactaagatttttgtttttttttccttgattttaTGGCTTGGTTCCTTCTCCCTTCTTTTACTTACTAAATCACTCATTACACTGGATTGcatgattcctttttttttaatgacaacttttaaaactttttccaTTGTCTTTATTCCTACTTTAGTTCCTGAAAACATGTCACCACCTTTCAAGATCACAAAAATTTGCTTTAGTAGTAGTGGGGGTTGAGAGGAGAGAGCCACTTCTCTCAGCGACAGTTTAATGGGCATGGCCAGCCGATTCCTGGGGAAAATGAGGACAGGCTGCCGATAAGGTTGCAGCTgccattttctttacaaatcacatttaaaaaaaatcttttcactcACACCTCCATACCCACTCCAAAATATATGGTGTGGGCTAAATCCACTAGTGCTTGCATTTTTTACCATACAGGTCCACATGTGCACTGCTTAAGTTGTAAGTGCAGCATTGTGCCTGTGAACTCGTGCAAAGGGAACATGAACTTGAATGTGTTAGTCTAGCTCCAGCTCAGGTGCAGGTCTTTGAAGTGGCACCAATAAATCTGTTCCCTAATCTATGGAGgttgatgagagagagagcttttttgatttttgttttgttttgttttttcaactGATTATTTGAGAGCATTTGCACCATCCTGAGAGTCATTTTTGTCACTTTTCAAGTTAACCAGTGTTCCTTCCAGATCCATTGGATAGTCCGTCATTCTTGCCATATTATCTCCAACATTACGCAATGGGTTCCTCACAGTGTACATAGTGTACAGATGCAGTAACTGTAATGACTGTATTTGACATTGCTGTTTGCATTTTCACGCTATTACTGGTCTGTTCGTTCTGTTGGGTCAACAATGCAATGAagaagagaaattttttttttctaaaaggtCAGTCTTTAAAGCAGTATGTTagaaatccacacacacacatgcaaaataaatgttcatttgGTGCAGGTCAGCAGGAACTAAAAGCATATGAGAACAAAAAATACAGGAGACGAGATCACAGGGAAGTGTGGTACATGGACTGTATATCATGCCAGTCTGTACAGCTTTACGAGCTGCACATTGTGGGAAGCATCTCCTGCTTCAAAGAAACTGCACCTGGGTGTGCTTGATCTCTGTTGCCTAGTGCAGTGTTTGGGTCAGAACGATTTCTCGCTAACCCATTTGGAAACAAGCATGAGGGTTACCTGAACAGTAATGGGCCAGCACAAGAACTTTCCTTTTGACTGGCCACCAAGACGTGCTGAAGCAATATAATTTTATACAGTCAACATTGTACATATGTGTACTGCAATGTGTATAAAGGAATTTTAAGGGGCTAGGAAGGGAGGGGGTactttttgtatgtatgtatttacatatttattccTGTGGTCTGTTTTACGTCGATGTCCTATTTGTGTTACCAGATGGCGTACCTGTACATATGCAGTCCATATTACAAACTGAatgggttttttgtgttttttttttaattttgtgtttacttcACTTGGTGGACTAAACTTTTGGGAAAGTGTTTTACTGTTCTTCATACAAGCTGCCACATACATAGTGTGCTGTTGTTCTAGCCAATTTTCATGTTCAAGCTGAATACTGGTAGACTTATGCAATTGTCTGatctttttccttccatcatTTACTGCAGACCCTTCCCTTAAACCCTCCCCTAAATGCCTCCCAACCCCACTGAAAATTCCTCCCCGGCAGTGGGCTGTTGGGTGAATCCTCACCACTCCACTCCTCCTTCAATTGTCTAATTTCATGGAAGGTGGTGACCTGTTGTGGCTAACTGCAACATTCATTAATATCAATAATTAATGTGATCACCACAAGGTTCAAGCCTTTACTATGTGGAagtcatcattttatttgtatctaATGGTCCTAGTGTGAACACAGGCATAATGGTTTCAAGTTCTTTAGTTAACCTAAGAAATATTTGCCAGGATATAAGCGATTACAGTATGGCTACATAAAAAAGTGTCATCAGAGACATGGAGTTTTGTAATGTTATTCTGAATtacataaactttaaaatgagATTgaaatgtatacatgtattgaTGCAAATGGAGAGAGACAAATTTGGGCCTGATGTATCTAGAGACTTATCTCTAAGAATATATTGTAATACTTGTTAAGAAAGTTTGGGTCTATCCCAAGCACAAACCATTCAGagatttcattatctttttgaAATGAGAATGAAACTTTTTGGCACAACAAAAAGTGGTCTGTTTCACCCCCACCCTCAGACCCCAAGAAAACATCTTGAAAACGATAACCCAGATGTTAAAGAAGACAGCAGTTCTCTCGTTGATAATAGGCGAACTGTGTTAGCAGctcaatcaaaaataaaaattaattataaagttGTTATTTGTCTGAAGAAAAGTGTATGACAGCTATATCTGACAGGGCAATCAGATTGTCTTTATGTGGTCGTCTGAATTTTGCACCTcacaattacatttttttttcaaattttcaaatgtatagataatatttaaattcagcTTACTTCAGTAAATATAGCATTTCATGTGAACCTCTGATTGTAATGTTAAGGGAAGGACACTGGAGCCTGGTAACTGTTTAAATTTTCAGGTAAGATCCTTTCCCCTTTTGTTTTAGCATCCAGCTTTTGGCCGTTCTGTTATATGCAGACTTAGTCTAGATTTCAAATTACGCCAGTTGAGGTGGTTATTAAGTAcgtatgtctgtatgtatgcaATGGTTGTACCCCGTGGAAGTCAGGCAATATTAATGAGGTGAGAAGCACGTTACAAaaaatttgaatgttttatgtGGATCTAGAACAAGTAAACATTACaaactggttttcttttttaagtttttttgtgGGTGATGCAAGTTGTGGGTATCTGAACATgggtgtgttgtgttttgtgagGGTGAATGATAGTGGGTGTGTCTAATGGATGCTGACAGCTTATCGGTTTGTGTGGTACGTGATGAAGATAAAACCATGATTGTGTCTGTGTAacgtgtgctgtgtgtgtactGCAAAAAATTTCACACAACTGTGCAGATGCTAATTAGACGAATATGGCATGAAGATAACCTGACACATGGTACACCTGTCCTGATATGACTAAATCGGTTCTCACTATGTCGTTGATAACTCTGACCTCGCTTGGAACTgataactaataaaaaaaaaaaaaccttcccaTCCCTTAGAGCGATCACACGCACAAGCAAGCGCACACGTTCATACTGTGAACCcccatcttaaaaaaaaaaatccaacctTTAAGACAACCTGTGTGGGAGCTTTGCTAGGATGAGGTGGCACAGGCAACATGCGAGGTGATCGAAGGTACTTGTCCTACAAGGTCCAGGCAGGCTGCAAAGAAGAAGCAGGTGAGCATCTCTCTTAGGATATCAAGTAGATCGGCGATTAATCTTTCAGTACATGTTAACCCGACAGTCCCTTTTCACAGAATCGCACTTTCATCATCAAGCAGGTCGTAGGTTCACGCTCACACCATCGCACATTTAAGCACAGGCCAGGTGTTAAACCGTGAAGTAGGTATAGTTATTTTCCCCCTGACAACGTATGGGCCAACTAAAGActatgtaaactttttttttttttttttttaagtaggtAGAACACGCGGGATCACAATCAACCCCATGGAGACAACTATGAAGTCGGTCATTAATCGGACAAAGTATTGCTTCTGAAAACGTACTGGCAAGTCTTGAAAGAAACTACCTTCAATCCTAGTCCTCCAGAAACCAAACTACAATTAGCTGGGGTGAAGAGGGTTTGAATTAATGTCAAGGGACGGAGCTGAAGCCGAGCCGAGTGACTATATTCACAATGAAACAGTAATCAGTTACTCCTTTTCTAATTACAGCTTTTGATTGCCACATTCCTTCCACCCACTCACCTAGGCCATCATCGAAAACTGATTTTGCAGTCAAGAGACTCAGAGTACCTGTAAAAATGCCCTTTGCCCAGTCGATAGATGCTATGGACCTTTCGGTAATTAGCTGTGAGGATGATGCTTTATCACGAACCTAGGTCCGTGGACTTATGTACAGTCCTTGCCGCCAACAGATCACCTTTTCTGAAGACTGATGCCGTATGTCTTCTCCACACAGAACTCCATCAGTAGTACTTTCAACAAAACTGCTCTTCAACCCTCATCCTACTTTCAGACAGTCCTACCATTACTTACACTACCACTCACATAAATTTACAGTTTTCACTTAAAGACATTAGAAACATCTGTATGGAATTTTCAAACTGGATATTAAAACTTTTATAGTCAGAAACACCTATATCTAAGAGAGAAACTGTCCAGTACTTACCTTGTATGAAGTTCGGCAGTAAATTCAAGCAAATTCCGTACACGAATACAAACACACCACGTATGCTCAACTTTACGTATTTGGAGTTACTGCCAACGTCACCTCACGAAGTAGGCACAGTTCCACATCCTATAAATAGCTCGACTAGGCGGCTGCCATATCTCGAAGAAAAGTTTAAAGCTTGACAAGTGTTCAAATCTTATTCGTCCAGCTACATCcttctgaaacattttacagttttctctagtttaaaaaaagagagctTGATATGCGCTCGTTCGCATTCCTCCGTCTTGTACGTGCGGTCAGACTAGTCCGTGTTCATATCTTATCCGCCTTCAGCTACAAGAAAAATATGCTCTACTTCCATGAAAACCATAACGAAACAATACATGGGGGTGAATTAGTGTTATACGCCGAGGCAGCAACTAAAGTTGTATCACAGGAAGTCAGCTGGAcccgtaaacagatgccacatgcagagacgAGAGCCGATCCTAGGACAACAAACCCTCAGTGTTATGGTGACAGGCGATCACTGTTGCGCAACCCGACCGCCCAAGTTCCTAGAGGaaaccaaataaataataacaatttttcCTAATATACACTTTTCTGTTTGcggttgtgcagtgaaagtacatTAATGTGTGAGGTTCATCGACGCTAGCCATGTCCACCAACACTTTCTCTATTCCGGACTACGTTGTGTTTGCCGCCATGCTGGCAGTCTCCGCCGGCATTGGCGTGTACTACGCATGCGCGGGGGGACGTCAAAGGAGTACGCGGGAATTCCTAATGGCGGACAACAGCATGCGTTACCTGCCCCTGTCGCTGTCGGTGCTGGCCAGTTTCTTCTCGGCGTCCACGCTGCTGGGCACTCCTGCGGAAATTTATCAGTTCGGCGCCATGTACTGGATCTCTGTGGTTGGAGCTTGCTTGGCGCCCATCACAGGGGCCTTGCTGTTTGGTCCCATGTTTTTCAAGATCAAAGTCATCAGTGTTTTTGAGGTGAgaaggatagaaaaaaattgatgaaataagcaaaatttatGCTTTTTAACCTCTTGCTGTCATCTTCAAAACACTACAAAACAAGAAGGAATATCGAATTATGAATACAAAATTGGGAACTAATTTTGACATAATTATTTTCGCCTTGGATAGGATTGCTTGCTTTAGGTGTGTTGGAAAATATAACTTATCAATACCCTGCTCGCCAATAACTCTTCACTTTTAatactgaaattttaaaaaatgcgttCGTCAGTATTGACAACTGAGAATCGTAATATCATTAGTTTGGTTTcaaattcttttactttttttttcctgttttattttgtatttatctttGAAAAGGCATTTGACGTAGCAGTTTCTTACCTCTTTTTTTAGTACCTGGAGTTAAGATTTAAATCGAAAGTGGTCCGCTTGTTTGGAGCGTTCATCTTTCTCCTTCGTACGGTATGCCTGGAAACCTCACATTCACATAATAATTATCATATAATTATTGACACTGCACAGAGCACATTTTAAATAACCTATGATGGcgataacaaaaaaagaataagacaaTACACAGCTAATGCTACtaagaatatattttagtattttggtAAAACAAATTATCTCTAATATCTCTGGCTAAGAAAACCACATTGTTTCAGTCCGTAGGGATGGGCATTGTGCTATTTGGACCTTCTACAGCTCTCAGTGCTGGTAAGTCGTAAATCCACTTTCCGGACAAGAATTTTTTCTAGTAACTGACCTTTCAGAATGGGCCATCTTGTGCTTCATTATATCTCATGTCTTTTCTGTATTGACCGATCTGTCGGAGTGGGTCATCGCGGTGCCTAGTTGGGTTGGACCTGATTCGAGGTCTCTATTGACCTTCGGTACCATATTCCTGATTATGTCGGAAGTGTATTTTTCACTGTCTTTAGTGACCGGCCTGTCGGAATGGGTCATCGTGGTGCTGGTGGGAATGGTGTGCACATTCTACACTACGCTGGGAGGTCTGAAAGCCGTGGTGTGGACGGATGTCTTCCAGACTCTGGTCATGCTCACCGGAATGCTCACAGTGCTCATAAAAGTGATCCTTCTTCGTCATTTTAAATGAGTAGATCTTAGACTCATTATTCATTATCTTTTGCATCTTGTATACCAACTTATTTTagacttattatttattattctttgtatCTTTTATACAAGTAGTGAGTGGGTAGAGCGAGGCGGCCAAACTGAGAGGCGCACCAGTTCGATACCTGTGAAGCGCAGCTCACTTTCcacagtcgacccagctggagGGAATGGGTACCCGACTCGGAGGGTTGGGGAATGTAACGAGAGTGAacgcgtgagtgtgtgtgtgtgagagagagagaacgcatCTGGGTGCATGTAATTCAAAGTGATAACTTTCAAAATCTTCGTTGCGCAACCTTCAGGCCAGCATTGAACTTGGCGGGATGGACGAAGTATGGAGAGCATGCGAGAGAGGAGGAAGACTTCACTTTTTCGAGTGAGTCCCAACAAATTCTCCCAAAACTGCAAAACCTATACAtgtgctcctttttttttacccatgaacgaataaaatacaatttgtttATGACTCGGCATCAGTTACCAAAAGACGATATTCAACAACTCCCACAAATAGGATAGAATAATAACTTTTCGTTCTCACATCATTTTCATTATCCACAAGCTTTAGCTTTCGCACATTCTGTAGTCTTGAGTACACAGGCGCATAGATGCACCACAACGAGGTCGCAACTGGGCGACATTGTTTACCTCTAGCTGTTTGTGCGAATGAAAGAGAATTGTCTTCACGGATTTGACGAATCTCCATCTTGCAATTGACTAACGAAAGCCAGTTAGATATACTTCCTGATTAGCCTTTAATATATTGCTGGATTATTATTTTCGTGTATAGCTTCGACCCTGACCCACGCATCCGTCACACTTTCTGGGGTCTGACTCTGGGGATCTTTCTGATTTGGCTGCCTCCCTATGCGGTGGACCAGCAAATGGTGCAGCGCTTCTCTTCGGCTCGCAGTCTCAGGGAGGCCAAGATGTGagtctcacacacatacagacgaAAGAGCATTACTCTTGACTGCCTGCGTGTAACAGAGCATTACTCTTGACCACCTGAGTGTTACAGGGCGTTGCTCATGACTGCTTGTATTACAGAGCGTTACTCTTGACTGCTTGTGTTACAGAGCGTTACTCTTGAACGCACCTGGGatgtttatcatcatcacaCTGTGCTCACTCACAGGTCTCGTGCTGTACGCGCAGTACGCCGACTGTGACCCTCTGCGTGACGGAAAAGTTCAAAACCCTAACCAGGTGTGGCACAGGTGTACACGTCATTCTGTCTCATTCTCCAAACCGGTCCTTACCACTTtgttttagtctttctttttatatttttatccgcgtttctattttctttcgttcccttttttttccagctttctcTACACCTCCCTTTCTagtttcaatctttttttcccccgtctTTCCATTCCCCGGGGATTCTCTTGTCTTTCGCCTCCTTTTGTCAAGtctttcctcctctttctcttttatttttcctggcTATCTAAATTAACGCGGTTACCAATGTTGTctgattttaaaagcatttattaACAGAAGATATCCCAAATGGggatcagataaaaataaaagaggagaAGGTGAAAAGATAACGATCAAAGCAATAACACAGCAAATTTAACACAAGGGAGCTAGAAAGCAATACAGATatatctttctttgtcacaGCTTCTTCCATATTTCGTGGTTGGCGTTCTAGGACACCTGCAAGGTATGTCGGGATTGTTTGTGGCCAGTCTATTCAGCGGAGCTCTCAGGTAAGTCGCTACAAGTGTAGTCTTCAGTTCACACAAGTGTATCATCTATTCAAAATGTCAGAGACAGCTACATACCGAAAACATTACACtttgagacagaaaaagaataacTTGTTCCAATTTCATGTTTGGAAGTTTCAATGAGGTCGGTATTAACTTCTCACATGACGTCTATTCAGCTTGActcaaaaatctgttttccagaaaattatagtttgtttgtttgtttgtttgtttgtttgtttgtttgtttgtttgtttgtttgtttggagaaTTGTCATAAGATTATGCGTGGTGAGAATGCTGCTGATAATAAGGTACTTTCAATGGGAATGttactgataaaaaaatttcgtgGGTACGCATGTcagattatatatttatttgtatatatatatatcatatgcATACGGGATAAGATTGTGTTATTTCATAATAGTTCTGTGTCCTCCATGATGAACTCCCTTGCCGCGGTTACGTGGGAAGACTTTCTGAAACTCAAATTGGGTCATCTCTCCGATGAAACTGCAGCCAAAGTCACAAAATTGTTgggtttgttcttttgtttttattttcgatCCAAGACTGGTTTAGctagatgacgatgacgatgatgatgatttttctgtGTAATGTTGAACGACAGCCAATTGTCTGTGATGTCGATGTGTATCTTTGCAGTCCTTCTGTACGGCGGTCTAGGCGTGGGCTTGGCCTTCCTGGTGAAGGAACTGGGAGGAACCGTCCTGCAGGTCTGTAGAAAGTCCTAGCAGCCAGTACCTACTTTTTCTTCGTCGATGCTATAGTCTATCTCAACTAACAGCCTGGTACCCGTTAGCACATATAACACAACTAACAGTTAGCACCTATACTCCTCATACAACTAACACAATGCAGTGCGCACAAAATGAACAGGTGAAGTTGTTTGGTCTCCCACCACATTTGTAAggattatgttttatttgtttatttgcttggcatgcttttctttgttatttgtgtatttgGTTGCTTCgcttgtttgatttgttttaacGACTAGGCTTCGCTTACTCTAAATGGTGCTGCTGGCGCTCCGTTGGTTGGTCTTTTCATCCTGGGGGCAGCATTTACCTCCACCAACTGGATTGTGGGTCTTTTTTTCACActggtttttttattatcagcTTCCGTCTTGTtcattacatatatatttaaattatgatgtaaacagtttatttcagGTGTATTTTCTGATTCTTTTGTTCTTTAcgttatattttaatgttttttattattatgtttcatTGTTGGTATTTATTTAGATCAGGTACTATCAAATGCACGGCGAGCACGCCTGTTTATAACGTATGATACTGCACGGTTTCAGctcttacatcatcatcatcatcatcatcacttgaCGCTTCTTGAAGGAAAATGAACTTCGTTTAGCTGTTGGACTACTTCTCTTACTCGTTTTAACCCTTTCTCGAAACTCAATAATTATTTCCTCTTTATCACCTTTTCACCCTCACCACAGGTACATCTTATATTTCACGTTAGTTTCATTATCATGCGAGGTTGGGTGTCCTCCTGGACAGTATTGTTCACTAACTAAATCCACCCTCATTCTTTTAAGGGAGCCCTTGCCGGAGGCATCCTTGGactgacattttctgtttggCTGAGCGTTGGCGCCTACGTGTCGAAGCCTCTGAACTTCAAGCTGCCCACATCACTGGCTGGCTGCAATGCCACAGGAAACAACACCTATGTCCTGACAACTCATCTGGCAGTGACTTCTACTGTTGTCATGACTCAGGCGGAAGGGACCTACAGTCCGTCTGACCCCCGACAATTGTAAACAAGATTTAGTTCCGTCGCTTGGAATCAAAATGCGTTAAATTTTACCTAAGATTAAAGATAgcagtaaaagaaacaaagcctAAATAGAAATTATTGCTAATGAAACGTAAGAGGGGGCTAGATAACCATTTATAGGCTACAAAACCTTTTCCAATGTGTCTTCACTCTCGTCTAGAAACGAGTCAGCAATTGTAGCTAACGTTCTGCTTTGCAGGGAAGGTTTGAACAACCTGTATGGACTATCCTACTTGTGGTTCAGCGGTCTCGGCATCGCTACAACGGTCATCTGTGGCCTAGTGGTCAGCTGGTTAACAGGTATCTCTCTCCTCCTAGCCGCTGTCTCTCAACTCGTAACTAACCCCTGCTAGACCGAATCAATCTCCAGATAAACGGTATCACATTCACTAAATTTGATCTCTACAGGTTTCACTAATTTGGTGACGATGGTCTGTGCAGGGTCCACTAAATCGGAGGATGTCAAAGAGGACTACCAGCTCCAAGTTTTTCGAAAAGTGACAAGCTGTCGGGCATGTTACTTATCAGAAGATTACAATGTAAGTTATCTGTCATTCGTGTACATGAACAAATGTAACAGCTTTCAACAGAGACATTTCCTGCCAaagcataataaataaataaaaattgtggcTGTGTGCGATATGCACTTTACCTTCTGGACGATATATTTGTCCCTGTACGATTATAAAAGATCTGCCTCTGGTAATAATTAACATTCATAGTTTTCATTACAGACCGTCTGTAGTCTGAACACACGACCGTCGTTACATAGTCAAGTGTCTACATTTGTAGCTGATACTAGAAGGCCCTGCTATAGGTTGAGAGACTCGACagcaaattaattaattttgctgTGGTTCTAGAAATAGCTTGAATGTCAGCTGCATTCATTGAAACCATAGAGAATGGAAATATTACAAACAGGTTCACTCACACGTATGAACGCAAACCCAGGTAGGCCCGactttgaaagtatttttttaagtaataaaaataaactaaacacaaGAGGAtgataaatcaaaataataaaattcaaagtTAAGAGAAAAAGTTATTCCTACCTTATTCCATTGTGCAAagtactttcttttaaatccaAAAGATTCAGTGTATCTCCAACACGCACAGTCGACCATCACTGCGATGTTTACTCCGAATTTTAACGGATCCACACCAttgaaaaaatgaataaacataacttatcatgacaaaaaataatgtaagtaTTACCTATAGGAtctaaaatgatgaaaattgcTAGCCGACTTCACGTGTACATTCGTTTCACATcgtttttgtaaaaataaaggaagatcCTGAAAAATGGAGATTTTCAAACTGACGTCTGCTTGTTTCTATGCtaagggatgtaactctttCCGACGCTGATTTACTGGATTCCGTCCCCTTTTTTACGCAGGGTTGCGATAACAAGTTTTAAATGTGACGAACACGGGTGGACGGGTCGAACTTCATAGTTGCTGAAGATTTCGATGCATATTTCGATCACTGCATATTTTTAAGAGGCCATAACgataaaagttaaataaagtGTCGTTTCTAAGGCTCCGTCTagtgtgtaaaatattaatgattttCTATATGACAAAAATCAAGTCAAGatacattacattttgtttgtacagtggaacctcggttaacgaacttaatccgttctggaaagctgttcgttatacgaaatgttcgttatccgaagcaattttttccataagaaataaaggaaatagatttaattggttcccagcccctgttgactcgctaatatttgaaagttacaggctatataggtatttgttttaatgagaacagttataatgcaatgtaaatggagttaaataaatataaaaacattaacgaaagcatttcaacatcagaaaacttgccgttttgacggcgtgggtggaagcaggtgtggagaggaaggggtggaattactgcttggattccccgtCCATGAGcccacgtgacattataaaatcgggggtaacttcccttttctttagctttgaggttgaaggaaaaatcttgtccagtgtctgttgcttctggcttttttgtaaaactcagtaatacgacatcacatatgcgacagacgcatgccaccttcatactttgaaatcatttcctttttcaattcaactgttggccgcttccttgtcattacctcactactattattaattgttctttatcttctttggagccatgattgaggattatcttattaaaataaagcacaacaatcactaaataagaaggatgcgcaaggaacgaccgatcgtaactgtgtctggagcgcgaatgatgacatgctggtcggtcacgtgtggttcatgtggctgttcgttatccgaaattttgttcgctatccgagacaaacttttaacgaaatttttgttcgttaaccgaaatattcgctatccgaggcgttcgctaaccgaggttccactgtacttgaGTATGCTTCgttacaaatgaattttttattttttttggcaatCGTCTATGTATACCTCTTGAATGTTTAGTCTTTGGTTggttcaggttttttttctttattattgttttgacaTGTTGATTTCAGATTTtcatgcgcatagataaggtgtttcatttgttcatttgtgaAGAGGAAAGCCAGATAGTACGTTATTTAGAATTTTCCCAAAAGTCAAATTCTCTTAAGTTTTAGACAGTATCGCATAGTCGAGTgttctctcatttctttctaaCCTTTCTTTCAAATCTTCTATTATTTCATCTATAACAATAAATGTCAGACGGTAGTTATTTTAACAGGTTACTACCGATGTCCACCTAAACAATTTGACGGAAGAAGAGAACTGGAAAGCCGAAGGACACCAGAAACCTTCTTC
Encoded proteins:
- the LOC112568017 gene encoding sodium-coupled monocarboxylate transporter 1-like isoform X1 yields the protein MSTNTFSIPDYVVFAAMLAVSAGIGVYYACAGGRQRSTREFLMADNSMRYLPLSLSVLASFFSASTLLGTPAEIYQFGAMYWISVVGACLAPITGALLFGPMFFKIKVISVFEYLELRFKSKVVRLFGAFIFLLRTSVGMGIVLFGPSTALSAVTGLSEWVIVVLVGMVCTFYTTLGGLKAVVWTDVFQTLVMLTGMLTVLIKASIELGGMDEVWRACERGGRLHFFDFDPDPRIRHTFWGLTLGIFLIWLPPYAVDQQMVQRFSSARSLREAKIALLLNAPGMFIIITLCSLTGLVLYAQYADCDPLRDGKVQNPNQLLPYFVVGVLGHLQGMSGLFVASLFSGALSSVSSMMNSLAAVTWEDFLKLKLGHLSDETAAKVTKLLVLLYGGLGVGLAFLVKELGGTVLQASLTLNGAAGAPLVGLFILGAAFTSTNWIGALAGGILGLTFSVWLSVGAYVSKPLNFKLPTSLAGCNATGNNTYVLTTHLAVTSTVVMTQAEGTYSPSDPRQLEGLNNLYGLSYLWFSGLGIATTVICGLVVSWLTGSTKSEDVKEDYQLQVFRKVTSCRACYLSEDYNVTTDVHLNNLTEEENWKAEGHQKPSSGDVEPNNHSTNTSPRRTTCD
- the LOC112568017 gene encoding sodium-coupled monocarboxylate transporter 1-like isoform X3; the protein is MSTNTFSIPDYVVFAAMLAVSAGIGVYYACAGGRQRSTREFLMADNSMRYLPLSLSVLASFFSASTLLGTPAEIYQFGAMYWISVVGACLAPITGALLFGPMFFKIKVISVFEYLELRFKSKVVRLFGAFIFLLRTSVGMGIVLFGPSTALSAVTGLSEWVIVVLVGMVCTFYTTLGGLKAVVWTDVFQTLVMLTGMLTVLIKASIELGGMDEVWRACERGGRLHFFDFDPDPRIRHTFWGLTLGIFLIWLPPYAVDQQMVQRFSSARSLREAKIALLLNAPGMFIIITLCSLTGLVLYAQYADCDPLRDGKVQNPNQLLPYFVVGVLGHLQGMSGLFVASLFSGALSSVSSMMNSLAAVTWEDFLKLKLGHLSDETAAKVTKLLVLLYGGLGVGLAFLVKELGGTVLQGALAGGILGLTFSVWLSVGAYVSKPLNFKLPTSLAGCNATGNNTYVLTTHLAVTSTVVMTQAEGTYSPSDPRQLEGLNNLYGLSYLWFSGLGIATTVICGLVVSWLTGSTKSEDVKEDYQLQVFRKVTSCRACYLSEDYNVTTDVHLNNLTEEENWKAEGHQKPSSGDVEPNNHSTNTSPRRTTCD
- the LOC112568017 gene encoding sodium-coupled monocarboxylate transporter 1-like isoform X2; this encodes MSTNTFSIPDYVVFAAMLAVSAGIGVYYACAGGRQRSTREFLMADNSMRYLPLSLSVLASFFSASTLLGTPAEIYQFGAMYWISVVGACLAPITGALLFGPMFFKIKVISVFESVGMGIVLFGPSTALSAVTGLSEWVIVVLVGMVCTFYTTLGGLKAVVWTDVFQTLVMLTGMLTVLIKASIELGGMDEVWRACERGGRLHFFDFDPDPRIRHTFWGLTLGIFLIWLPPYAVDQQMVQRFSSARSLREAKIALLLNAPGMFIIITLCSLTGLVLYAQYADCDPLRDGKVQNPNQLLPYFVVGVLGHLQGMSGLFVASLFSGALSSVSSMMNSLAAVTWEDFLKLKLGHLSDETAAKVTKLLVLLYGGLGVGLAFLVKELGGTVLQASLTLNGAAGAPLVGLFILGAAFTSTNWIGALAGGILGLTFSVWLSVGAYVSKPLNFKLPTSLAGCNATGNNTYVLTTHLAVTSTVVMTQAEGTYSPSDPRQLEGLNNLYGLSYLWFSGLGIATTVICGLVVSWLTGSTKSEDVKEDYQLQVFRKVTSCRACYLSEDYNVTTDVHLNNLTEEENWKAEGHQKPSSGDVEPNNHSTNTSPRRTTCD